A stretch of DNA from Acidimicrobiia bacterium:
ATGCCAAGAGTAATAGAACAATCCGGAGATAACGTTCCCAAGGCCCGGTTTCAGATTTGCAGCAAGCTCGGAAGCATAGGAAATTTGAGAAGAAGTTTGTTTAAGGGACCAAAATAGCCATCCACTGTAGGGAATCAGTAAAAGTGCTAATCCTGCAGATACGGCTCTTCCGCCGACTTTTCTTTCATAAACATTGCTAAAACTGCTGGTCTGCGAAAAACGTTTTAGTCTGTGGTAAAGAATCCAAAGTGAACATGCCAAGTACAGCGGTACGAGTACCAGCCCCTCGTTGCGAGTAATGAGAGCGAATCCACCAGGGAGCGCTGCAAAAAAAAGTGCCTTGGCATTTTTATCTCTCAAGGCCTCGAGCATTAGAGCCAGTGCCCCATAAGCTGCGAGAGTGAAAACTCCTTCTGCCATAGGAACTGTAGTCCATTCAATGGCGAGGGGATGAAACAAGACGATAATTCCAGCCGCCAGTCCTGCCATCCATCCGCCGACGCGGGATGCGATGTAGTAGCAAAGCATCCCCAAGAGCGCCCACGCTAAGGTTGCTGCTAGAACCCCCCCCAGTTCGGGGCCTGCGCTGCTTACGAAGGGAGTTATGGTCAGGGGATATCCAGGCAAAAAGCGGGTGTGCGGCTGTCCTCGCCACACATATCCTGCACCCAAAGCTAAGCTTCGGGCGGTACCCATGTAGTAATAGGCGTCGTAAGGATAGATGACCGCGTGGCTCCACATCTCTAGCCGTATGGCGATCGAGACGATAGCCAGCAAGACCATTCCGACCGACGCAACCAAAGGCATCTGTTTGAAATGCGGTCGCTCGCCAGCGGGCAGTGGTGTCACCCCCCCAACTTGTCTAGGCGCTTCCGATAACAAGGCGCTCTCTTTGGGCTCGATTTCAAGTGGCGGATGGAGCAAAGCAGGCTCTACCGGATACCTTAGAAACAGGTGAGATATTCTTGAGGTTACCCGATGGCGTGGCGCAACTTGCGCACCAAGGCAAGGCCCAGGCTTTCACAGACCTCATTAGGTTACACCGTTCGAGTCGTTCGCTTCTGGAGATGGTTAGATGAAAGCAGTAGCTCTCGTAGGCGGTCAAGGTACCCGCATGCGGCCGCTGACCTTCACTACACCAAAACCGCTATTACCACTATGCCAGCGACCCCTCATTTGGTACACGGTCGAGCGGTGCAAGACCGCAGGCATAGAGGAATTGATTTTGTCGACCGGCTACAAGCCGCAACTTTTCGAGACAGTTGTTGGCGATCGTGTAGAAGACGTCAAGATTTCCTATGTACACGAAACCGATCCTCTGGGAACCGCTGGTGGAGCGAAGAACTGCGAGGCTCTCCTGGACTCAACCTTCATCGTGTTCAATGGAGATGTTCTTACCTCTGTTGATCTATCAGACCTAATCCGAACCCACGAATCTACGGGGGCTAGTGTGACGATCTACCTCACAGAGGTGGAGGACCCCCGGGAGTATGGAGTGGTGCCCACCGCAGAGACGGGGGAGGTGCTCGACTTCATCGAAAAACCCTCGCTTGAGGAAGCGCCTACCAATTTCGTAAACGGAGGAATATACGTCATAGAGCGCGACATCTTGGCTTTGATTCCCGAAGGGGTTCCTTACTCTTTTGAGCGAGAGCTGTTTCCGAAACTTCTCGAAGACGGTGTGCTGGTCGTGGGGTACAAGAGCTCTTCTTACTGGCTGGATGTGGGGACTCCAGCCAAGTACTTGCAGGCCCACAACGATCTGATGTCAGGACGATTGCATGTCCAGCCTCCCGGGACCGAATCGGACGGACTCTACTTCCTAGGTGAAGCCTACATTTCTCCTGATGCTGAGGTAGTGGGGCCAGTAGTTATAGGAGATGGGGTAAGAGTCGAATCGGAGGTTTCGATAAAGGGGCCTGTCTCGATTGGTCCAGATAGTCGGATCGAGGGACCGTCTCAGATAACCAGGTCGGTATTGCTGGGTGGAAACTCCGTGGGGAGGAATAGTGTGGTGGAGGATTCAATATTGGGGGAGAGAGCAGAGATAGCCTCGGACTGCCTGGTTTCCGAATTCGCGGTTATAGGAGCTGGTGCATTAGTGGGATCGGGAAACGAGCTCCGTAGGGGAATGAGAGTCTGGCCGGGCGTCGAGGTTGAAGACTCGGCGATCAAGTTCTGACGACAACTCTTGGCTTCCTCGTAACGGTTTTATGATCATTCGGGTCCGCAGTAAGTTTCTTTGATTCCCCGCTTAGCGAAGTACTTTTGATGGTAGTCTTCCGCTCGCCAAAATTGGCTCGCTTGCGCTATCTGGGTCACGATTGGCTTGTCGTAGCGGCCCTCTTCTTCGAGTTTCTTCTTGGAGCGCTCCGCAGCTTGCCGCTGGGCTTCGTCATGGTAAAAGATGGCCGACCGGTAGTTATCGCCCACGTCGGGCCCTTGCCGGTTTAGCTGAGTGGGATCGTGAATTCTCCAAAACACCTCCAGGAGATCCTCGTAGGAGATTCTGGAGGGGTCATAGTAAACCCTTACTGTCTCTGCGTGGCCAGTAGTGTGGGAGCACACCTCTTCGTAAGTGGGGTTCTCTTTGTGGCCCCCCTCATAGCCCACCTCGGTGTCAATGACTCCCTCTAAAGAGCGAAAGGCCTCTTCGACGTGCCAAAAGCAGCCTGCAGCAAAATCGGCTATTCCAGGATGGACGATCTCTTCGTGCAACTCTGGTAAAGCGGCTACGTCTGCTCGGCCCGTTTGCGGCTGCGGCCGAGGGCGAAGGAAGCCACTGCCGAAAGAACGAAGAAGGCGATTATCAGCAGCCACCTAACCGCATACCCTGCGGTGCTCGTAAGAAAGCTCGTGCCTGCAGGGCAAGGACAGGAGTTTGTGGCTGCTTGTCCCAAAAGCCCATTCGGCCCTGATGCGGCCCATGCAGAGCCTGTGATAGCTAGAGCGCCCGCTGCTGCGGCACACGATACTGCCCACCTGAAGATGGCACTCTTCTTTCGAGAAGCCGAATCTATCGAGTATGCGTAATTCAGC
This window harbors:
- the msrA gene encoding peptide-methionine (S)-S-oxide reductase; the encoded protein is MADFAAGCFWHVEEAFRSLEGVIDTEVGYEGGHKENPTYEEVCSHTTGHAETVRVYYDPSRISYEDLLEVFWRIHDPTQLNRQGPDVGDNYRSAIFYHDEAQRQAAERSKKKLEEEGRYDKPIVTQIAQASQFWRAEDYHQKYFAKRGIKETYCGPE